A genomic segment from Malus domestica chromosome 05, GDT2T_hap1 encodes:
- the LOC114824800 gene encoding transcription factor HHO6-like: protein MGSVPPELSLDFKPTFVPKTISDFLKEVSMIGNVSEKLSKLDDFVKRLEDEMRKIDAFKRELPLCMFLLNDAIRALKEDAMQCAAPKVQPVLEEFIPMKKDCDKNKGGSGNNNKKEKDSRDKKNWMSSVQLWNTDNYHQHPSSDSPYDRKRVSEIDSKRNEAENGVANEDPFQTCRNRTGGRAFMPFKGYPAFSVTPLRLEEKEELPVHGLSLLTPGIKNPKEESTSSGSRSTCGRSVSFSTANTQSNTRTPPQQPTSRKQRRCWSPELHRKFVNALQQLGGSQVATPKQIRELMQVDGLTNDEVKSHLQKYRLHTRRVPGAAAAGSEKQSVGLGVLWMSQDQYMDSSKASSSQSGSPQGPLQLTGTGGDDEDNEDAKSESYSWKGHIHKPGKDDV, encoded by the exons ATGGGTTCGGTTCCTCCAGAACTGAGCTTGGATTTTAAACCCACTTTTGTGCCCAAAACGATCAGTGATTTCCTCAAGGAGGTTTCAATGATCGGAAATGTGTCCGAAAAGCTGTCCAAGCTTGACGATTTTGTCAAGAGATTGGAGGACGAGATGAGGAAGATCGATGCCTTCAAGCGCGAGCTTCCTCTCTGCATGTTCCTATTGAATGATG CGATTCGAGCTCTGAAGGAAGATGCAATGCAATGTGCGGCGCCAAAAGTTCAACCAGTGCTGGAAGAATTCATACCAATGAAGAAAGATTGTGATAAAAACAAGGGAGGAAGTGGCAATAAcaataagaaggaaaaggacTCTAGGGATAAGAAGAATTGGATGAGCTCTGTTCAGCTTTGGAACACTGATAATTATCACCAACATCCCTCTAGTGATTCCCCATATGATAGAAAGCGAGTTTCCGAAATTGATTCTAAG AGAAATGAAGCAGAAAATGGGGTAGCAAATGAGGATCCTTTCCAGACATGTAGGAATAGGACTGGAGGAAGAGCATTTATGCCATTTAAGGGGTACCCTGCTTTTTCTGTGACGCCGTTGAGGCTGGAAGAGAAAGAGGAATTGCCAGTTCATGGGCTGTCTCTGCTCACTCCAGGGATTAAGAATCCGAAGGAGGAATCGACTTCCAGTGGTTCAAGATCCACCTGTGGCAGGTCAGTCTCCTTCTCTACTGCCAATACTCAATCCAATACGCGTACTCCGCCGCAGCAGCCAACTAGCCGGAAGCAGAGAAGGTGCTGGTCGCCGGAGTTGCATCGCAAATTTGTCAATGCCTTGCAGCAACTTGGAGGTTCACAAG TGGCCACGCCAAAGCAAATTAGGGAACTTATGCAGGTTGATGGCTTGACGAATGACGAAGTGAAGAGTCATTTGCAG AAATACCGACTTCACACAAGAAGAGTTCCTGGTGCTGCAGCAGCTGGCTCGGAAAAGCAATCTGTTGGTTTGGGGGTGTTGTGGATGTCCCAAGATCAATACATGGACTCTTCAAAGGCTAGTAGTTCCCAATCTGGCTCACCCCAAGGCCCCCTCCAATTAACCGGAACTGGTGGAGATGACGAAGATAATGAAGATGCAAAATCCGAAAGTTATAGCTGGAAAGGTCACATTCACAAACCCGGAAAGGATGATGTATAG